The following are from one region of the Capsicum annuum cultivar UCD-10X-F1 chromosome 1, UCD10Xv1.1, whole genome shotgun sequence genome:
- the LOC107863132 gene encoding uncharacterized protein LOC107863132: MTLNCLTCKVLKRTDSHEELQKRINHVEEKSNFRLFPGGIERNWSGNLVSKPRVEKRRVRSLLGQETTTRKDARRIHNSGPMEYLPDTPKLSRSPGMRRDWSFEDLRQVIKR; this comes from the coding sequence ATGACTCTCAATTGCTTGACATGCAAAGTTCTAAAAAGAACAGATTCACATGAAGAACTGCAAAAAAGAATCAATCATGTTGAAGAAAAGTCGAATTTTCGCCTTTTTCCGGGAGGAATCGAGAGAAACTGGTCgggaaacttggtatcaaagcccagagTTGAGAAAAGAAGGGTGCGGTCGCTTCTAGGGCAAGAAACTACGACAAGAAAAGATGCGCGTAGGATTCATAACAGTGGTCCGATGGAGTACTTGCCTGATACGCCAAAGCTCTCGAGGAGCCCTGGGATGAGAAGGGATTGGAGTTTCGAGGATCTAAGGCAGGTGATTAAGCGTTGA
- the LOC107850754 gene encoding uncharacterized protein LOC107850754, which produces MDVPVKKPQDNGQKAVISDDLLAKRLKNRERQRRYRERKRLKADAMKVLGTNQLASLPVEVPVIVASQDSAQPVNVAPLDSSVSVEVTPLDSSVPVNVAPLDSSIPVKVATLDSSMPVNVGPRAYVMPVDVASGECVMPVRAAPRNAVTRVYSARNWKRDARNAHTVKQNEVSTNGTVSPNLASTGGSQAPALPRIELSDVALSNVISSRVTALENNGTPKSIPSRRNWKAEARNKKS; this is translated from the coding sequence ATGGATGTTCCGGTTAAGAAACCTCAGGATAATGGACAGAAAGCCGTAATCAGTGATGACCTTTTGGCTAAGAGGCTAAAAAACCGGGAGCGTCAACGTAGATACAGAGAAAGGAAACGTCTTAAAGCTGATGCAATGAAGGTGTTGGGCACAAACCAACTAGCTTCATTGCCGGTGGAGGTGCCTGTGATTGTTGCTTCTCAGGATAGTGCACAGCCAGTGAATGTTGCTCCGCTGGACTCTTCGGTTTCAGTAGAAGTCACTCCGCTGGACTCTTCGGTGCCAGTGAATGTTGCTCCTCTGGACTCTTCGATTCCAGTAAAGGTTGCTACTCTGGACTCTTCAATGCCAGTAAATGTTGGTCCCCGGGCATATGTAATGCCAGTGGATGTTGCTTCCGGAGAATGTGTGATGCCAGTGCGCGCAGCTCCCCGGAACGCAGTCACCCGTGTTTACTCCGCGCGGAATTGGAAAAGAGATGCCCGAAATGCCCATACAGTGAAACAGAACGAAGTTAGTACTAATGGTACGGTCTCACCAAATTTAGCTTCAACTGGTGGAAGTCAAGCACCTGCTTTACCCCGCATTGAACTGTCAGATGTCGCGTTGAGTAATGTAATTTCTTCACGTGTGACTGCATTGGAAAATAATGGAACACCCAAATCTATTCCAAGCAGGAGAAATTGGAAAGCAGAAGCTAGAAATAAGAAGAGCTGA